A window of the Dermatophagoides farinae isolate YC_2012a chromosome 2, ASM2471394v1, whole genome shotgun sequence genome harbors these coding sequences:
- the LOC124499027 gene encoding uncharacterized protein LOC124499027 — MHSFNLFIFLINFTSILWLTNGQYVQQQLNNSNGHSSSSSSSSSIQQHQQQQQQQPQINFSFTNSTSNADNFLDDRNIRLSQDKREILQYLNTKNVVKTMLKLLFGTNEESMVTSRQVLNVFVKMLEVLKSSFGQRARSTSTTSRLRDTMDNAAQAGISMIQGYVKSVLATDKQCIKRSICEGASNAARESRELGNLIAQVGGYATSYMLENQRSLPFGASFEAIRIGRNGADCRKAYKCHEEL; from the exons atgcattcattcaatctgtttatttttctcattaattTTACATCAATTCTTTGGCTTACCAATGGCCAATacgttcaacaacaactaaataattcaaatggacattcatcatcatcatcatcatcatcatcaattcaacaacatcagcagcagcagcagcagcagccacaaataaatttttcattcacaaattCAACATCAAATGCTGATAATTTTCTCGATGATCGTAACATACGGCTAAGTCAAGATAAACGTGAAATATTACAATatttgaatacaaaaaatgtAGTGAAAACAAtgttaaaattattattcggtACAAATGAAGAATCAATGGTCACTTCACGTCAAgtgttgaatgtttttgtcaAG ATGTTAGAAgtattaaaatcatcatttggacaACGTGCAcgttcaacatcaacaacatcacgATTAAGAGATACAATGGATAATGCAGCACAAGCTGGTATATCAATGATACAAGGTTATGTTAAATCGGTATTGGCCACCGATAAACAATGTATAAAACGTTCCATTTGTGAAGGTGCATCGAATGCAGCACGTGAAAGTCGTGAATTGGGTAATCTAATTGCACAGGTTGGAGG ATATGCAACCAGTTATATGTTGGAAAATCAACGTTCACTACCATTTGGTGCTAGTTTTGAAGCCATACGTATTGGACGTAATGGTGCCGATTGTCGTAAAGCATATAAATGTCATGAAGAACTTtga